The following coding sequences lie in one Nocardioides sambongensis genomic window:
- the lgt gene encoding prolipoprotein diacylglyceryl transferase has protein sequence MLDLIVATIPSPDQGVWNLGPVPIRGYALCIILGIVAAIWIGERRWQARGGQYGDVQDVALWAVPFGIVGARLYHVATDWEKYFGEGKDPISALYVWKGGLGIWGGIALGALGAYIGARRKGIRFLPFMDALAPGLLIAQAIGRWGNWFNQELYGKPTDLPWGLEIDPANWPTTCDYPPGSGTCTFEVGTTFHPTFLYESLWNIAAFALIIWLERRFRLGYGRVMALYVMAYTLGRGWIEALRIDDVQLNNVLGLRFNVWTSIVLFVVAAIAFEYSRRTHPGREADVYLPGRGPSAAETDPESDAESDVETDAGTDTGSDEEPTAGTDPAPGGSDETDDTSAERSTNE, from the coding sequence ATGCTCGACCTGATCGTGGCCACCATCCCCAGTCCCGACCAGGGAGTGTGGAACCTCGGGCCGGTCCCGATCCGGGGCTATGCGCTGTGCATCATCCTCGGCATCGTCGCCGCCATCTGGATCGGCGAGCGCCGCTGGCAGGCCCGGGGCGGACAGTACGGCGACGTGCAGGACGTCGCGCTCTGGGCGGTCCCGTTCGGCATCGTGGGCGCTCGGCTCTACCACGTGGCCACCGACTGGGAGAAGTACTTCGGCGAGGGCAAGGACCCGATCAGCGCGCTCTACGTCTGGAAGGGCGGCCTCGGCATCTGGGGCGGCATCGCGCTCGGCGCGCTCGGTGCCTACATCGGGGCCCGCCGCAAGGGCATCCGGTTCCTGCCGTTCATGGACGCGCTGGCCCCGGGCCTGCTCATCGCGCAGGCGATCGGCCGCTGGGGCAACTGGTTCAACCAGGAGCTCTACGGCAAGCCGACCGACCTTCCGTGGGGGCTCGAGATCGACCCGGCCAACTGGCCGACCACCTGCGACTACCCGCCCGGGTCGGGCACCTGCACCTTCGAGGTCGGCACCACCTTCCACCCGACGTTCCTCTACGAGAGCCTGTGGAACATCGCGGCCTTCGCGCTGATCATCTGGCTCGAGCGTCGCTTCCGCCTCGGCTACGGCCGGGTGATGGCGCTCTACGTGATGGCCTACACGCTGGGGCGCGGCTGGATCGAGGCCCTGCGCATCGACGACGTACAGCTCAACAACGTGCTCGGTCTGCGGTTCAACGTGTGGACCTCGATCGTGCTCTTCGTGGTCGCCGCGATCGCCTTCGAGTACTCCCGCCGCACCCACCCGGGGCGGGAGGCCGACGTCTACCTGCCCGGCCGCGGACCGTCGGCGGCGGAGACCGACCCTGAGTCCGACGCTGAGTCCGACGTGGAGACCGACGCGGGGACCGACACCGGGTCGGACGAGGAGCCCACCGCAGGGACCGATCCGGCGCCCGGCGGGTCCGACGAGACGGACGACACGTCCGCGGAGCGTTCCACCAACGAGTAG
- the trpA gene encoding tryptophan synthase subunit alpha — translation MSTSNAADIGNARGTARAFAKARAEGRAALVGYLPAGYPDVDGGIEALRALVAAGCDIIEIGLPYSDPVMDGPTIQAAVQQALDNGARTEDVFRTVEAVAATGTPTLVMTAWNPVEAYGVDRFAQRLADAGGAGLITPDITPDYAPEWIAAADARDLDKVFLVAPSSTDERIAMTTAACRGFVYATAVMGVTGARATTSDLAEPLVARTKATTDLPVGVGLGVSNGAQAAEIAGYADAVIVGSAFVRAIADAGADRGAGLSALTALTEDLAAGVAGGAAR, via the coding sequence ATGAGCACCAGCAACGCCGCGGACATCGGCAACGCTCGGGGCACCGCGCGCGCGTTCGCCAAGGCCCGGGCCGAGGGTCGCGCGGCACTGGTCGGCTACCTGCCGGCGGGCTACCCGGACGTCGACGGCGGGATCGAGGCGCTCCGTGCGCTGGTCGCCGCGGGCTGCGACATCATCGAGATCGGCCTGCCCTACAGCGACCCGGTGATGGACGGACCGACCATCCAGGCGGCGGTGCAGCAGGCGCTGGACAACGGCGCGCGCACCGAGGACGTCTTCCGCACCGTCGAGGCGGTCGCCGCCACCGGCACCCCGACCCTGGTGATGACCGCCTGGAACCCGGTGGAGGCCTACGGGGTCGACCGGTTCGCGCAGCGACTGGCCGACGCCGGAGGAGCTGGCCTGATCACCCCCGACATCACGCCGGACTACGCGCCGGAGTGGATCGCCGCGGCGGACGCGCGCGACCTGGACAAGGTGTTCCTGGTCGCGCCGTCCTCGACCGACGAGCGGATCGCGATGACCACCGCGGCCTGCCGCGGGTTCGTCTACGCCACCGCGGTGATGGGCGTGACCGGCGCCCGCGCCACCACCAGTGACCTCGCCGAGCCGCTGGTGGCCCGCACCAAGGCGACCACCGACCTGCCGGTCGGGGTCGGCCTCGGGGTCAGCAACGGCGCCCAGGCCGCGGAGATCGCGGGCTACGCCGACGCCGTGATCGTCGGCTCCGCCTTCGTCCGCGCCATCGCCGACGCCGGCGCCGACCGCGGGGCCGGCCTCTCGGCACTCACCGCCCTCACCGAGGACCTGGCCGCCGGCGTCGCCGGTGGTGCTGCCCGGTGA
- a CDS encoding ABC transporter ATP-binding protein gives MNATTSAGATDTAEASAGTALHTGEDIGAWQTIRRGVRHSPELVDGIWVTLGLAVLASLGQIVVPVAVQQTIDHGLQAEQGPDASFTTLMATLAGLGLLITSWASYKMTARLFDTSERGLATLRVKAFRHVHDLPLLTQNTERRGALVSRVTSDVDQVSQFLVFGGLLAVVSVGQVLIATIVMIVYSWQLALVVWLCFAPLFLSLRFFQRRLSAAYGTVRRQVGVLLSAVSEPVVGAAVVRSYAIEERTQERIDTAIDAHKAASTRAQGFTAFSFSLGGISAGLANAGVLIVGIWLGQGRVWGSEEGSITAGQVLAFAFLVTLFVGPVQMGTQILTDAQNAIAGWRRVIGILDTPADLVDPGPDGVRLPHRPVDVLFEDVRFAYPGGRPVLRDIDLSIPAGRRVAVVGETGSGKSTLAKLLTRLMDPSGGRVLIDGTDLREIAEDSLRARVVLVPQEGFLFDDTVAANVRYGRAGATDAEITAAAEALGLGDWLRGLPDGLATEVGQRGESLSAGERQLVALLRAQLADPDLLVLDEATSAVDPELEMRIGRALERLMAGRTSVTIAHRLSTAEAADEVVVVDAGRIVQQGPHALLVAEPDSAYGRLYRSWVAQHGTPIIEP, from the coding sequence ATGAATGCCACCACATCCGCCGGAGCGACCGACACCGCCGAGGCCTCGGCCGGCACCGCCCTGCACACCGGGGAGGACATCGGCGCCTGGCAGACGATCCGGCGCGGTGTGCGGCACTCGCCCGAGCTCGTCGACGGGATCTGGGTGACCCTCGGGCTGGCGGTGCTGGCCTCGCTGGGCCAGATCGTGGTGCCGGTCGCGGTGCAGCAGACCATCGACCACGGACTCCAGGCGGAGCAGGGGCCGGACGCCTCCTTCACCACGCTGATGGCGACGCTCGCCGGGCTCGGCCTGCTGATCACCAGCTGGGCGTCGTACAAGATGACGGCGCGGTTGTTCGACACCTCCGAGCGCGGCCTCGCCACGCTCCGGGTCAAGGCGTTCCGGCACGTGCACGACCTGCCGCTGCTCACCCAGAACACCGAGCGGCGCGGGGCGCTGGTCTCCCGGGTGACCAGCGACGTCGACCAGGTCAGCCAGTTCCTCGTCTTCGGCGGGCTGCTGGCGGTGGTCAGCGTGGGGCAGGTGCTGATCGCGACCATCGTGATGATCGTCTACAGCTGGCAGCTCGCCCTCGTGGTGTGGCTCTGCTTCGCCCCGCTCTTCCTGAGCCTGCGGTTCTTCCAGCGTCGGCTGTCCGCCGCCTACGGCACCGTACGACGCCAGGTCGGCGTCCTGCTCTCGGCCGTCTCCGAGCCCGTGGTCGGTGCCGCGGTGGTCCGGTCCTACGCCATCGAGGAGCGCACCCAGGAGCGGATCGACACCGCGATCGACGCCCACAAGGCCGCCAGCACCCGGGCCCAGGGGTTCACCGCGTTCTCCTTCTCCCTCGGCGGCATCTCCGCCGGGCTGGCCAACGCAGGGGTCCTCATCGTGGGGATCTGGCTCGGCCAGGGCCGGGTCTGGGGGAGCGAGGAGGGCAGCATCACCGCGGGTCAGGTGCTCGCCTTCGCGTTCCTGGTGACCCTGTTCGTCGGCCCGGTGCAGATGGGCACCCAGATCCTCACCGACGCCCAGAACGCGATCGCCGGGTGGCGCAGGGTGATCGGCATCCTGGACACCCCGGCCGACCTCGTCGACCCCGGTCCGGACGGGGTGCGGCTGCCGCACCGCCCGGTGGACGTGCTGTTCGAGGACGTCCGGTTCGCCTACCCCGGCGGCCGGCCGGTGCTGCGCGACATCGACCTCAGCATCCCGGCGGGACGTCGGGTCGCGGTGGTCGGCGAGACCGGCTCGGGCAAGTCGACGCTGGCCAAGCTGCTGACCCGGTTGATGGACCCCAGCGGCGGGCGGGTGCTGATCGACGGCACCGACCTGCGCGAGATCGCCGAGGACAGCCTGCGCGCCCGGGTGGTGCTGGTGCCGCAGGAGGGCTTCCTCTTCGACGACACCGTCGCCGCCAACGTGCGCTACGGGCGGGCCGGCGCGACCGACGCGGAGATCACCGCGGCCGCCGAGGCCCTCGGGCTGGGCGACTGGCTGCGCGGCCTGCCCGACGGCCTGGCCACCGAGGTGGGCCAGCGCGGGGAGTCGCTATCGGCCGGTGAGCGCCAGTTGGTCGCCCTGCTGCGCGCCCAGCTGGCCGACCCGGACCTGTTGGTGCTGGACGAGGCGACCAGCGCGGTCGACCCCGAGCTGGAGATGCGGATCGGTCGCGCCCTCGAGCGGCTGATGGCGGGCCGGACCTCGGTCACGATCGCGCACCGGCTCTCCACCGCGGAGGCGGCCGACGAGGTGGTCGTGGTGGACGCCGGGCGGATCGTCCAGCAGGGGCCGCACGCCCTGCTCGTCGCCGAGCCCGACAGTGCCTACGGTCGGCTGTACCGGTCCTGGGTCGCCCAACACGGCACACCTATCATCGAGCCGTGA
- a CDS encoding DUF2752 domain-containing protein, with product MTTAPTPPVAARAAQPRWLRMAPPAMVAGVLGAMTVALHVRDPHSQGSWGLCPSAAVGFWCPGCGGLRAVNDLTDLRILDAASSNLLFVASIPILAYIFYRWAAGRWTDRRWDPSERSTNFSAVALIVLMVLFAVVRNTTAGSWLAP from the coding sequence ATGACCACCGCGCCGACGCCCCCCGTCGCGGCGAGGGCCGCGCAGCCCCGCTGGCTGCGGATGGCGCCGCCGGCGATGGTGGCGGGTGTGCTCGGCGCGATGACCGTCGCGCTGCACGTGCGCGACCCGCACTCCCAGGGCTCGTGGGGACTGTGCCCGAGTGCGGCCGTCGGGTTCTGGTGCCCGGGCTGCGGGGGACTCCGGGCGGTCAACGACCTGACCGACCTCCGGATCCTCGACGCCGCCTCCAGCAACCTGCTCTTCGTGGCCTCGATCCCGATCCTGGCCTACATCTTCTACCGGTGGGCGGCCGGGCGGTGGACCGACCGCCGCTGGGACCCCTCGGAGCGTTCGACGAACTTCTCCGCGGTGGCGCTGATCGTGCTGATGGTGCTCTTCGCCGTCGTCAGGAACACGACGGCGGGGTCCTGGCTCGCGCCCTGA
- a CDS encoding HGxxPAAW family protein → MADNHGNTPAAWTAVLIALVGFVVGGVGMSLSPVNYPLFWVGVALVVVAGVAFVVMAKMGLHESGH, encoded by the coding sequence ATGGCCGACAACCACGGCAACACCCCCGCGGCCTGGACCGCCGTCCTGATCGCCCTGGTGGGATTCGTGGTCGGCGGTGTCGGCATGTCGCTCTCGCCGGTCAACTACCCGCTGTTCTGGGTCGGCGTCGCGCTGGTCGTGGTCGCCGGGGTCGCCTTCGTGGTGATGGCCAAGATGGGGCTGCACGAGTCCGGTCACTGA
- a CDS encoding DUF4190 domain-containing protein yields MPGQPGYGGQPQQTSVLGIISLVTGILGIFCCTWFIFSIAATVLGFLAKKEIDEGKKTGRGMAMAGLILGIVGIVIGVVLWVILIASDNASFNYYSDL; encoded by the coding sequence ATGCCCGGTCAGCCCGGCTACGGCGGTCAGCCGCAGCAGACCTCGGTGCTGGGCATCATCTCGCTGGTCACCGGAATCCTCGGCATCTTCTGCTGCACCTGGTTCATCTTCAGCATCGCCGCCACCGTGCTCGGCTTCCTCGCCAAGAAGGAGATCGACGAGGGCAAGAAGACCGGCCGCGGCATGGCGATGGCCGGTCTGATCCTGGGCATCGTCGGCATCGTGATCGGCGTCGTGCTCTGGGTGATCCTGATCGCCAGCGACAACGCGTCCTTCAACTACTACAGCGACCTGTGA
- the hisI gene encoding phosphoribosyl-AMP cyclohydrolase, translating to MTTPDPRPGSALAPALADRLKRNADGLVPAVVQQHDTGEVLMLAWMDDEALHRTLATGRATYYSRSRQEYWVKGETSGNPQRVVEVRLDCDGDTLLVKVDQVGVACHTGARTCFDDGLVDG from the coding sequence GTGACCACGCCCGACCCACGCCCAGGCTCCGCACTCGCGCCGGCGCTCGCCGACCGACTCAAGCGGAACGCCGACGGACTGGTGCCGGCGGTGGTGCAGCAGCACGACACCGGCGAGGTGCTGATGCTGGCCTGGATGGACGACGAGGCGCTGCACCGCACCCTGGCCACCGGACGGGCGACCTACTACAGCCGCTCCCGTCAGGAGTACTGGGTGAAGGGGGAGACCTCCGGCAACCCGCAGCGCGTGGTCGAGGTCCGGCTGGACTGCGACGGCGACACCCTCCTGGTGAAGGTGGACCAGGTCGGCGTGGCCTGCCACACCGGGGCGCGGACCTGCTTCGACGACGGGCTCGTCGATGGCTGA
- a CDS encoding Trp biosynthesis-associated membrane protein, producing the protein MAEESRPSGAHDDAHDDAHDDVGDPIGHDGHDGRRSRRRTFGPAVLVGLAGSGLAAVGGHRAMLEVPAAYWSSIGSTMFAGEAYADINRVEFPLAGALALVSLACWGVILVARGRFRRLVAVLAALASLGIVAVVVVGGFVQDEDAAGDIAERIGASGLSRIDLEPTTWLWATLAGGLLGLAASAAAVAWAPQWPEMGSRYDAPTAAGSTATTVTEPIEERSHLDVWKSLDEGQDPTA; encoded by the coding sequence ATGGCTGAGGAGAGCCGCCCGAGCGGCGCCCACGACGACGCCCACGACGACGCCCACGACGACGTGGGCGACCCCATCGGCCACGACGGCCACGACGGCAGGCGATCGCGACGTCGTACGTTCGGTCCGGCGGTGCTGGTCGGCCTGGCCGGCTCCGGGCTGGCCGCGGTGGGTGGGCACCGCGCGATGCTCGAGGTGCCGGCCGCCTACTGGTCCTCGATCGGGTCGACGATGTTCGCCGGCGAGGCCTATGCCGACATCAACCGGGTGGAGTTCCCGCTGGCCGGCGCGCTCGCCCTGGTCTCGCTGGCCTGCTGGGGAGTGATCCTGGTGGCCCGGGGACGGTTCCGCCGCCTGGTCGCCGTCCTGGCCGCGCTCGCCTCGCTCGGCATCGTGGCCGTGGTCGTGGTCGGCGGGTTCGTCCAGGACGAGGACGCCGCGGGCGACATCGCCGAACGGATCGGCGCCTCGGGACTGAGCCGGATCGACCTCGAACCGACCACCTGGCTGTGGGCCACCCTGGCCGGCGGCCTGCTCGGCCTGGCCGCCTCCGCCGCGGCCGTCGCCTGGGCGCCGCAGTGGCCGGAGATGGGGTCGCGCTACGACGCGCCGACGGCCGCCGGCAGCACCGCCACCACCGTCACGGAGCCGATCGAGGAGCGCAGCCACCTCGACGTGTGGAAGTCCCTCGACGAGGGACAGGACCCGACTGCGTAG
- the trpB gene encoding tryptophan synthase subunit beta, with protein sequence MPEALIAALDELDVAWRGAMADPDFTGEFDRLLREYAGVPSMLYDATRLSEQAGARILLKREDLNHTGAHKIRNVLGQALLTKRMGKKRVIAETGAGQHGVASATAAAYLGLDCTVYMGRVDTERQALNVARMQLLGAEVVPVESGSATLKDAINEALRDWVATVDHTAYLFGTAAGPHPFPSLVLAFVRGIGDEARAQCLEQYGALPDAVAACVGGGSNAIGLFAGFIDDADVAIYGFEAGGDGVETERHAATIHAGKVGVLHGARTYVLQDEDGQTVESHSISAGLDYPGVGPQHAHLAASGRASYLPVTDAEAMDAMALLARTEGIIPAIESAHAVAGALRVARERPGQTILVNLSGRGDKDMGTALDYFELGKAGTA encoded by the coding sequence ATGCCGGAGGCGCTGATCGCCGCCCTCGACGAGCTGGACGTGGCCTGGCGTGGGGCGATGGCCGACCCCGACTTCACCGGCGAGTTCGACCGCCTGCTGCGCGAGTACGCCGGAGTCCCCAGCATGCTCTACGACGCCACCAGGCTCTCCGAGCAGGCCGGTGCCCGGATCCTGCTCAAGCGCGAGGACCTGAACCACACCGGCGCCCACAAGATCCGCAACGTGCTCGGCCAGGCGCTGCTCACCAAGCGGATGGGCAAGAAGCGGGTGATCGCGGAGACCGGGGCGGGGCAGCACGGCGTCGCCTCGGCAACCGCCGCGGCCTACCTCGGGCTGGACTGCACGGTCTACATGGGACGCGTCGACACCGAGCGCCAGGCGCTCAACGTCGCCCGGATGCAGCTGCTCGGCGCCGAGGTGGTCCCGGTCGAGTCCGGCAGCGCCACTCTGAAGGACGCGATCAACGAGGCACTGCGCGACTGGGTCGCCACGGTCGACCACACGGCGTACCTCTTCGGCACCGCTGCCGGGCCGCACCCGTTCCCCAGCCTGGTCCTCGCCTTCGTCCGCGGGATCGGCGACGAGGCCCGGGCCCAGTGCCTGGAGCAGTACGGCGCCCTGCCGGACGCGGTCGCCGCGTGCGTCGGCGGGGGCTCGAACGCGATCGGACTCTTCGCCGGCTTCATCGACGACGCCGACGTCGCGATCTACGGGTTCGAGGCCGGGGGAGACGGTGTCGAGACCGAGCGGCACGCCGCCACCATCCACGCCGGCAAGGTCGGCGTGCTGCACGGCGCGCGCACCTACGTGCTGCAGGACGAGGACGGGCAGACCGTCGAGTCGCACTCGATCTCCGCGGGCCTCGACTACCCCGGGGTGGGGCCGCAGCACGCCCACCTGGCCGCCTCCGGCCGGGCCAGCTATCTCCCGGTGACCGACGCCGAGGCGATGGACGCGATGGCCCTGCTGGCACGCACCGAGGGGATCATCCCCGCGATCGAGTCGGCCCACGCCGTCGCCGGCGCGCTCCGGGTCGCCCGGGAGCGCCCGGGACAGACGATCCTGGTCAACCTCTCCGGCCGCGGCGACAAGGACATGGGCACCGCGTTGGACTACTTCGAGCTCGGCAAGGCAGGCACGGCATGA
- a CDS encoding YjbQ family protein — protein MDSEVHSYTTGGVEVVLDLTRDVAAFAAGRGDGLLHVFVPHATAGLAILETGAGSDDDLLAALGDLLPADDRWRHRHGSPGHGRSHVMPALVPPYATVPVLDGRLALGTWQSICLVDLNVDNAVREVRFSFVAG, from the coding sequence ATGGACTCCGAGGTGCACTCGTACACGACCGGTGGCGTCGAGGTCGTCCTCGACCTGACCCGGGATGTCGCCGCCTTCGCCGCGGGGCGCGGCGACGGCCTGCTGCACGTCTTCGTCCCGCACGCCACCGCCGGCCTGGCGATCCTGGAGACCGGCGCCGGCAGCGACGACGACCTGCTCGCCGCGCTGGGCGACCTGCTGCCCGCCGACGACCGCTGGCGCCACCGCCACGGGAGCCCCGGTCACGGTCGCTCGCACGTGATGCCCGCGCTGGTCCCGCCGTACGCGACGGTGCCGGTCCTCGACGGCCGGCTGGCCCTGGGCACCTGGCAGAGCATCTGCCTGGTCGACCTCAACGTGGACAACGCGGTGCGTGAGGTGCGGTTCAGCTTCGTGGCGGGCTGA
- a CDS encoding ABC transporter ATP-binding protein, translating into MRGRGTTAAGFGVLWVAIKREPWIFTLSTLGSVLFGALTVADAWVLGWSTDNVVLPAFRDGEIGADMLWAVLGLFVGVAILRAVGIVARRLGAGVMQYRMQAHSRRAVTRQYLGLPMSWHQKHPTGELLSNANADVEAAWGPIAPLPMAVGTLAMMVIAVVQMLLADLVLAAVGLLVFPLVIVTNVVYQRLASGWATRAQQLRAELSEIAHESFDGAMVVKTLGREPEETARFAAKADELREANLRVGRIRAAFDPALAALPNLAVLVVLVIGVQRVVSGATDAGDVVTIAYLLTVVSFPIRSIGWLLGDFPRSVVGFRRVSSVLAATGAMPYGDQRLPADPAAPGARLEVDAVDFGYEPDRPLLRDLTFAVEPGRTVALVGATASGKSTLTTLLTRLVDVGDGAIRIDGVDLRDLRRGELADALAVVPQTAFLFDDTVRGNITLGAEVSDEEIWSSLRTAQADGFVAALPHGLDTRLGERGTSLSGGQRQRISLARALVRTPRLLLLDDATSAVDPDVEARILAALRERPDGAGATLLVVAYRKATIGLADEVLFLVDGAIADRGTHADLVARNADYARLVNAYETEEVTA; encoded by the coding sequence GTGAGAGGACGAGGGACGACGGCAGCCGGTTTCGGGGTCCTCTGGGTCGCGATCAAGCGGGAGCCCTGGATCTTCACCCTCTCCACCCTGGGCAGCGTGCTCTTCGGAGCGCTCACCGTCGCCGACGCCTGGGTGCTCGGCTGGTCCACCGACAACGTGGTGCTGCCGGCGTTCCGCGACGGCGAGATCGGCGCCGACATGCTGTGGGCGGTGCTCGGCCTGTTCGTGGGCGTCGCGATCCTGCGCGCCGTGGGCATCGTCGCCCGCCGCCTCGGCGCCGGCGTGATGCAGTACCGGATGCAGGCGCACAGCCGCCGTGCAGTCACCCGGCAGTACCTCGGCCTGCCGATGTCGTGGCACCAGAAGCACCCGACCGGCGAGCTGCTGTCCAACGCGAACGCCGACGTCGAGGCGGCCTGGGGGCCGATCGCGCCGCTCCCGATGGCCGTCGGGACGCTGGCGATGATGGTGATCGCGGTCGTGCAGATGCTGCTGGCCGACCTGGTCCTCGCCGCGGTGGGCCTGCTGGTCTTCCCGCTGGTGATCGTGACCAACGTGGTCTACCAACGACTGGCGTCGGGTTGGGCCACCCGGGCCCAGCAGCTGCGGGCCGAGCTCTCCGAGATCGCGCACGAGTCCTTCGACGGCGCGATGGTGGTCAAGACCCTGGGGCGCGAGCCCGAGGAGACCGCCCGGTTCGCCGCGAAGGCGGACGAGCTGCGCGAGGCGAACCTCCGGGTGGGCCGGATCCGGGCGGCCTTCGACCCGGCGCTCGCCGCGCTCCCCAACCTCGCGGTGCTGGTGGTGCTGGTCATCGGCGTGCAGCGGGTGGTCTCCGGCGCCACCGATGCCGGAGACGTGGTCACCATCGCCTACCTGCTCACCGTGGTCTCCTTCCCGATCCGCTCGATCGGCTGGCTGCTGGGCGACTTCCCGCGCAGCGTGGTCGGCTTCCGCCGGGTCTCCTCGGTGCTCGCCGCCACCGGCGCCATGCCGTACGGCGACCAGCGGCTGCCGGCGGACCCCGCGGCGCCCGGCGCCCGGCTGGAGGTCGACGCGGTCGACTTCGGCTACGAGCCCGACCGGCCGCTGCTGCGGGACCTGACCTTCGCCGTCGAGCCCGGCCGCACGGTCGCCCTGGTCGGCGCGACCGCGTCCGGCAAGAGCACCCTGACCACCCTGCTGACCCGGCTGGTCGACGTCGGCGACGGCGCCATCCGCATCGACGGGGTGGACCTGCGCGACCTGCGGCGCGGCGAGCTGGCCGACGCCCTGGCCGTGGTGCCGCAGACCGCCTTCCTCTTCGACGACACCGTCCGCGGCAACATCACGCTCGGTGCCGAGGTGAGCGACGAGGAGATCTGGAGCTCCCTGCGCACCGCGCAGGCCGACGGCTTCGTGGCGGCGCTGCCGCACGGCCTGGACACCCGCCTGGGGGAGCGCGGCACCTCGCTCTCGGGCGGTCAGCGGCAGCGGATCTCACTCGCCCGTGCCCTGGTCCGCACCCCGCGCCTGCTGCTGCTCGACGACGCCACCTCGGCGGTCGACCCCGACGTCGAGGCGCGGATCCTCGCCGCGCTGCGCGAGCGCCCCGACGGCGCCGGCGCCACCCTGCTCGTGGTCGCCTACCGCAAGGCCACGATCGGGCTCGCGGACGAGGTCCTCTTCCTGGTGGACGGCGCCATCGCGGACCGGGGGACCCACGCCGACCTGGTCGCCCGCAACGCCGACTACGCGCGCCTGGTCAACGCCTACGAGACCGAGGAGGTGACCGCATGA
- a CDS encoding SCO family protein, protein MRARRGLRAVLALPLALVLAVSLAACGGEEDSQDFTGRRLENHWQVPDVSLTATDGSPYSLAEDADDPITLVFFGYTNCPDICPLVMNNIAASMNRLTDADREQVGMVFVTTDPARDDEKTLRRYLDGYDDSFVGLTGDLDDIIALGEPLNVYVSDGKKLPTGGYDLGGHSTFVLAVEDDEAMVIWNEETSATEFATDIHTLLEED, encoded by the coding sequence GTGAGGGCCCGCCGCGGCCTCCGGGCCGTCCTCGCCCTGCCCCTGGCGCTGGTGCTCGCGGTCAGCCTGGCCGCCTGCGGCGGTGAGGAGGACTCCCAGGACTTCACCGGGCGTCGCCTGGAGAACCACTGGCAGGTGCCGGATGTGTCCCTGACCGCGACCGACGGGTCGCCGTACAGCCTGGCCGAGGACGCGGACGACCCGATCACCCTGGTCTTCTTCGGCTACACCAACTGCCCGGACATCTGCCCGCTGGTGATGAACAACATCGCGGCGTCGATGAACCGGCTCACCGACGCCGACCGGGAGCAGGTCGGGATGGTCTTCGTGACCACCGACCCCGCGCGCGACGACGAGAAGACGCTGCGCCGCTACCTGGACGGCTACGACGACTCGTTCGTCGGCCTGACCGGGGACCTCGACGACATCATCGCCCTGGGGGAGCCGCTCAACGTCTACGTCAGCGACGGCAAGAAGCTGCCGACGGGCGGATACGATCTCGGCGGCCACTCGACCTTCGTCCTCGCCGTCGAGGACGACGAGGCGATGGTGATCTGGAACGAGGAGACCTCCGCGACGGAGTTCGCCACCGACATCCACACCCTCCTGGAAGAGGACTGA
- the trpC gene encoding indole-3-glycerol phosphate synthase TrpC, protein MSAQSAHTSVLDDIVAGVREDLAAREAAVPLVELRAALADAPPPRDPMPHFRSPGSSVIAEVKRRSPSKGDLADIPDPAALAAEYTAGGAAAISVLTEQRRFNGSLADLRAVRAAVDTPILRKDFIVAEYQLVEARAAGADLALLIVASLPGDRLQRLYDAARDLGLTVLVEVHDEAETERAVELGAELVGVNARNLKTLAVDPGTFARLAPLVPEDRVLVAESGIGGRPDVERFVREGARAVLVGEALVKDGAPRAAVASMTGVGA, encoded by the coding sequence ATGTCGGCGCAGTCGGCGCACACGTCCGTGCTCGACGACATCGTCGCCGGGGTCCGCGAGGACCTGGCGGCTCGCGAGGCGGCGGTCCCCCTGGTCGAGCTGCGGGCCGCGCTCGCCGACGCACCCCCGCCCCGGGACCCGATGCCGCACTTCCGCTCGCCGGGCTCGAGCGTGATCGCCGAGGTCAAGCGGCGCAGCCCCAGCAAGGGCGACCTGGCCGACATCCCGGACCCCGCCGCACTGGCCGCGGAGTACACCGCCGGTGGCGCCGCCGCGATCAGCGTGCTCACCGAGCAGCGTCGGTTCAACGGGAGCCTGGCCGACCTGCGCGCGGTGCGCGCCGCGGTGGACACCCCGATCCTGCGCAAGGACTTCATCGTCGCCGAGTACCAGCTGGTCGAGGCCCGGGCCGCCGGCGCCGACCTGGCGCTGTTGATCGTCGCCTCGCTGCCCGGCGACCGGCTGCAGCGGCTGTACGACGCCGCGCGGGACCTGGGGCTCACCGTGCTGGTCGAGGTCCACGACGAGGCGGAGACCGAGCGGGCGGTCGAGCTGGGCGCCGAGCTGGTCGGCGTCAACGCGCGCAACCTGAAGACCCTCGCGGTGGATCCGGGCACCTTCGCTCGCCTGGCCCCGCTGGTCCCCGAGGACCGGGTGCTGGTCGCCGAGTCCGGGATCGGCGGCCGTCCGGACGTGGAGCGTTTCGTGCGCGAGGGGGCCCGCGCCGTACTGGTGGGGGAGGCCTTGGTGAAGGACGGAGCACCGCGTGCGGCGGTCGCCTCGATGACGGGAGTGGGAGCGTGA